From Carya illinoinensis cultivar Pawnee chromosome 5, C.illinoinensisPawnee_v1, whole genome shotgun sequence, one genomic window encodes:
- the LOC122311326 gene encoding probable terpene synthase 2: MSLLTVSGIPSETQNPSCISVVKRPLATFHPSIWGDHFISYNSKSMEIPSESLEKVQRLKEKVQSLLMAPVDDISQKLELIDAIQRLGVSYHFEIEIDNILQQIHNKNDDTGDSDDLYTVSLRFRLLRQQGYNTPSDVFSKFKDSEGNFKESIIHDVRGILSLYEASHMGVRGEDILDEALHFTTTQLKSMVSNLNPSVAAQVRRALERPLRKWMPRLEARHYFSTYPETASFNEVVLNFAKLDFNILQRLHQKEVSELSRRWKEDLGVPEKISYVRDRVVELYFMWILGPYFEPQYSQGRMMLGKVASVVSIMDDTYDAYGTFEELKLFTDAIIRWDNFCIEQLPEYMKSTYKALLDVTKEIEEEMSKEGRIYGLHYTKEAIKRLAQAYLIEAKWMKEKYTPTVEEYMSNALVTGGYSTLVTLSFLGMGDATKEVYEWACGNPKIVKAAETICRLMDDLVSAEFEKERGHVVSALDCYMKQHGVSKHEAEEEFKKQIVNAWKDINSDFLKPTQVPKHFLDRVLNLARVMDFVYKDDDAYTNVTQVIVDGITSLLVDPVPI; this comes from the exons ATGTCTCTGCTTACAGTTTCAGGGATTCCTTCTGAAACCCAGAATCCAAGCTGTATATCTGTTGTAAAACGTCCGTTGGCAACTTTTCACCCAAGCATTTGGGGAGATCATTTCATCTCTTATAATAGCAAGTCCATG GAGATTCCCTCTGAGAGCTTGGAGAAAGTTCAAAGGCTGAAGGAAAAAGTGCAGAGCTTGCTGATGGCTCCCGTCGATGATATATCACAAAAGTTGGAGCTGATTGATGCGATCCAACGCTTAGGCGTGTCTTACCATTTTGAAATTGAGATTGATAACATACTCCAACAAATTCACAACAAGAATGACGACACTGGAGACTCTGACGACCTCTACACTGTTTCTCTCCGTTTTCGCTTACTGAGGCAGCAGGGTTATAACACTCCGAGTG ATGTTTTCAGCAAGTTTAAGGACAGTGAAGGGAACTTTAAGGAATCAATTATTCACGATGTGCGAGGTATTTTAAGCCTTTATGAAGCTTCGCATATGGGGGTGCGTGGAGAAGATATACTTGATGAAGCACTTCATTTTACTACAACGCAACTCAAGTCGATGGTGAGTAATTTAAACCCTTCTGTTGCTGCCCAAGTGCGTCGTGCCTTAGAGCGGCCGCTTCGAAAATGGATGCCAAGGTTAGAGGCGAGACATTATTTTTCTACCTACCCCGAAACTGCTTCATTTAATGAAGTTGTTCTCAACTTCGCCAAGTTGGATTTTAACATACTACAGCGGCTACACCAGAAGGAAGTTTCCGAGCTCTCGAG GCGGTGGAAAGAAGATTTAGGGGTCCCGGAAAAGATATCGTATGTCCGAGATAGAGTGGTGGAGTTGTACTTCATGTGGATTTTGGGACCGTACTTTGAACCCCAATATTCTCAAGGGCGGATGATGCTTGGCAAAGTGGCCTCCGTGGTCTCAATAATGGATGATACATATGATGCCTATGGTACATTTGAAGAGCTTAAACTCTTTACCGATGCAATTATAAG GTGGGATAACTTCTGCATAGAGCAACTCCCAGAGTACATGAAATCTACCTATAAAGCACTCTTGGATGTTACTAAGGAAATTGAGGAAGAGATGTCCAAAGAAGGAAGGATATACGGCCTTCACTATACAAAGGAAGCA ATCAAAAGGCTAGCTCAAGCCTACCTTATTGAAGCCAAATGGATGAAGGAAAAATATACACCCACGGTGGAGGAGTACATGAGTAACGCCCTAGTAACCGGTGGCTACTCTACACTTGTAACCTTATCTTTTCTTGGCATGGGAGATGCAACAAAGGAGGTCTACGAATGGGCTTGCGGTAACCCTAAGATTGTTAAAGCAGCAGAAACGATATGCAGACTCATGGATGACCTTGTTTCTGCTGAG tttgagaaagagagaggacaCGTTGTCTCTGCCCTCGACTGCTATATGAAGCAGCACGGTGTCTCAAAGCATGAGGCAGAAGAAGAATTTAAGAAGCAGATCGTGAATGCATGGAAAGATATTAACAGCGACTTCCTCAAACCTACTCAAGTGCCAAAGCATTTCCTAGATCGCGTTCTCAATCTCGCACGTGTAATGGATTTTGTTTACAAGGATGATGATGCATACACAAACGTTACACAAGTGATAGTAGACGGTATCACTTCATTGCTTGTTGATCCAGTGCCGATATGA